One Thalassospira marina DNA window includes the following coding sequences:
- a CDS encoding formate dehydrogenase beta subunit, whose product MTVKIYVPLDSGAIALGADDVASTVSGEIAKRGLDAKLVRNGSRGMYWLEPMIEVETANGRFAYGPVTPDDVASLFDAGFMTGASHDLALGATEEIPFLKKQTRLTFARCGIIDPLSVEDYRAYEGFAGLDKALKMKPAEIVKQVTDSGLRGRGGAGFPTGVKWNTVLGAKADQKYIVCNADEGDSGTFADRMIMEGEPFVLIEGMIIAGIATGATKGYLYTRSEYPDAIRIMEEAVKVARAAGILGKNILGSEYDFDMEVRTGAGAYVCGEETSLLNSLEGKRGIVRAKPPLPALEGFLGRPTVVNNVLSLASVPIIMDKGAEFYRDFGMGHSRGTIPIQLAGNIRHGGLFETAFGLTLGELVDDIGGGTATGRPVRAVQVGGPLGAYFPRDLFDTPFDYEEFAKRDGLIGHAGIVVFDDTVDLMKQARFAMEFCAIESCGKCTPCRIGAVRGVETVDKIAKGEEPEAQIELLHDLCDTMKFGSLCALGGFTPYPVLSALTHFPEDFKPRALDIAAE is encoded by the coding sequence ATGACCGTTAAAATTTATGTACCGCTGGATTCCGGGGCCATTGCCCTTGGCGCGGATGACGTTGCCAGCACCGTTTCGGGCGAAATCGCCAAACGCGGGCTTGATGCCAAACTGGTGCGCAACGGGTCGCGCGGGATGTACTGGCTGGAACCCATGATCGAGGTCGAAACCGCAAATGGGCGTTTTGCCTATGGCCCGGTCACACCCGATGATGTTGCCAGCCTGTTTGATGCCGGTTTTATGACCGGCGCCAGCCACGACCTGGCCCTTGGCGCCACCGAGGAAATCCCGTTTCTGAAAAAACAGACACGCCTGACCTTTGCCCGGTGCGGCATCATTGATCCGCTATCGGTTGAGGATTACCGCGCCTATGAAGGTTTCGCCGGGCTGGACAAGGCCCTGAAAATGAAACCGGCCGAGATCGTCAAACAGGTTACCGATAGCGGCCTGCGCGGTCGTGGCGGTGCCGGTTTCCCGACCGGGGTGAAATGGAATACCGTTCTGGGCGCCAAGGCCGACCAGAAATACATCGTCTGCAATGCCGACGAAGGCGACAGCGGCACCTTTGCCGATCGCATGATCATGGAAGGCGAACCGTTTGTTCTGATCGAAGGCATGATCATTGCCGGGATCGCAACGGGCGCGACCAAGGGATATCTTTATACCCGTTCGGAATATCCCGATGCCATCCGCATCATGGAAGAGGCCGTCAAGGTTGCGCGCGCAGCCGGTATCCTTGGTAAAAACATCCTGGGGTCGGAATATGATTTCGACATGGAAGTTCGCACCGGTGCGGGCGCCTATGTTTGCGGCGAGGAAACATCGCTTCTGAACAGCCTGGAAGGCAAACGTGGCATTGTGCGGGCCAAACCGCCGCTTCCGGCGCTTGAAGGATTCCTTGGCCGGCCGACAGTTGTAAACAATGTGCTGTCGCTGGCATCTGTTCCCATCATCATGGACAAGGGTGCTGAATTTTACCGTGATTTTGGCATGGGCCATTCCCGTGGTACAATTCCCATCCAGCTTGCTGGCAATATCCGCCATGGTGGCCTTTTTGAAACCGCCTTTGGCCTGACGCTGGGTGAACTGGTTGATGACATTGGTGGCGGTACGGCAACGGGCCGCCCGGTACGGGCCGTGCAGGTGGGCGGGCCTTTGGGGGCCTATTTCCCGCGGGATCTGTTTGATACGCCCTTTGATTACGAAGAATTTGCCAAGCGTGACGGCCTGATCGGCCATGCCGGTATCGTCGTTTTTGACGATACCGTGGATCTGATGAAACAGGCCCGGTTTGCGATGGAATTTTGCGCCATCGAAAGCTGTGGCAAATGTACGCCGTGCCGCATTGGTGCCGTTCGTGGCGTTGAAACCGTTGATAAAATTGCCAAGGGCGAAGAACCCGAAGCCCAGATCGAGCTATTGCACGATTTGTGCGACACGATGAAGTTCGGCTCCCTTTGCGCATTGGGCGGGTTTACCCCCTATCCGGTTTTAAGTGCGCTGACCCACTTCCCCGAAGATTTCAAGCCACGCGCGCTTGATATTGCAGCGGAGTAA
- a CDS encoding formate dehydrogenase subunit gamma, whose product MSLSVSTEEMSARVGAIVDACAELEGPLLPILHDVQKEFGFVPQPALQIIANRLNLSRAEVHGVASFYHDFREEHPGRHVLKICRAEACQSMGADRVADHAKRALKVDWHETTSDDAITLEPVYCLGLCACAPAALMDEKLVGRVDEKRLDTLIKEARS is encoded by the coding sequence ATGTCTTTATCTGTTTCGACCGAGGAAATGTCCGCCCGGGTCGGTGCCATCGTTGATGCCTGCGCCGAGCTGGAAGGACCGCTATTGCCAATTTTGCATGATGTGCAGAAGGAATTCGGCTTTGTGCCGCAACCTGCCCTGCAGATCATTGCCAACCGCCTGAATTTAAGCCGGGCGGAAGTTCATGGCGTGGCAAGTTTTTACCATGATTTCCGTGAAGAGCACCCGGGACGCCATGTCCTGAAAATCTGCCGGGCGGAAGCCTGCCAGTCCATGGGCGCAGACCGGGTGGCAGACCATGCCAAACGCGCGCTGAAAGTCGACTGGCACGAAACCACCAGCGACGATGCCATCACCCTTGAGCCGGTCTATTGCCTGGGCCTGTGCGCCTGCGCACCGGCCGCCCTGATGGATGAAAAACTGGTCGGCCGGGTGGATGAAAAGCGCCTTGATACCCTGATCAAGGAGGCACGGTCATGA
- a CDS encoding LysR family transcriptional regulator, with protein sequence MIDKLEMFMVLAREQHFGHAAEECGVTQPTLSSAIRQLEEQLGVMLVRRGSRFQGLTLEGERVLDWARHIVGSARSMRDEMRAMRLGLTGKVKIAVIPTALAMVQELTTPFREKHPDITFSVLSRTSGEIRTLLENLEIDAGITYLDNEPLGRVTKVPLYDERYLLVSSVNADYCNGSSISWQDAAKLPLCLLTPDMQNRRIIDSHLAEAGVEAKPTLVSDSMIALFSHVQTGNWASIMPEKMIETFGLPDRIRAIPITSPDARHQVGLITASREPQTPVIAALIKEATRIAAMQQTN encoded by the coding sequence ATGATCGACAAACTGGAAATGTTTATGGTGCTCGCCCGCGAGCAGCATTTCGGCCACGCCGCCGAAGAATGCGGCGTAACCCAGCCCACCCTTTCAAGTGCCATTCGGCAACTGGAAGAACAGTTGGGCGTCATGCTGGTGCGGCGCGGATCACGGTTTCAGGGGCTGACCCTGGAAGGCGAACGGGTTCTGGACTGGGCGCGCCATATTGTTGGCAGTGCCCGTTCCATGCGCGATGAAATGCGCGCCATGCGACTGGGCCTGACCGGCAAGGTGAAAATTGCCGTTATCCCTACCGCCCTTGCCATGGTGCAGGAACTGACAACGCCCTTTCGTGAAAAACACCCCGACATTACCTTTTCGGTTTTATCGCGCACTTCGGGCGAAATTCGCACCCTTCTGGAAAATCTCGAGATCGATGCGGGTATCACCTACCTTGATAACGAACCACTGGGCCGCGTGACCAAGGTGCCGCTTTATGATGAACGCTATCTTCTGGTCAGCTCGGTCAATGCGGATTACTGCAATGGCAGTTCGATCAGCTGGCAGGATGCTGCGAAACTGCCATTGTGCCTGTTAACGCCCGATATGCAAAACCGCCGTATCATCGACAGCCACCTGGCCGAAGCCGGGGTGGAAGCCAAACCAACACTGGTATCCGATTCGATGATTGCGCTGTTTTCCCATGTCCAGACCGGGAACTGGGCCAGCATCATGCCGGAAAAAATGATCGAGACTTTCGGCCTGCCTGACCGCATTCGCGCCATTCCGATCACCAGCCCCGATGCCCGCCACCAGGTTGGCCTGATTACCGCCAGCCGCGAGCCGCAAACACCGGTGATTGCCGCCCTGATCAAGGAAGCCACGCGCATTGCTGCAATGCAGCAAACTAATTGA